A part of Neodiprion pinetum isolate iyNeoPine1 chromosome 4, iyNeoPine1.2, whole genome shotgun sequence genomic DNA contains:
- the TfIIEalpha gene encoding general transcription factor IIE subunit 1 codes for MILRTKNAVNGREMSGEERFVTEVPSSLKQLARLVVRGFYTIEDALIVDMLVRNPCMKEDDICELLKFERKMLRARISTLRNDKFIQVRLKMETGSDGKAQKVNYYFINYKTFVNVVKYKLDHMRKKMETEERDATSRASFKCTNCLKTFTDLEADQLFDMTTDEFRCTYCRNIVEEDQSALPKKDSRLLLAKFNEQLEPLYILLREVEGIKLAPEILEPEPVDINTIRGIDTRKQTGLRAPGEQWSGEATRSSGFAVEDTRVDVTIGDESANDNTANRRKERPIWMMESTVVNTDGSQTDVVGGQDSILDKAATNATNATNATNKQGEDIMSVLLAHEKKGGTNAANAIKTVIPQESSDSSDNEDVTEIQAIDMGDVETMDSEDDDLVPTVSVGGKTVSITDINDTLIADMTPAEKEAYIQTYQEYYSHMYD; via the exons ATGATCCTAAGAACGAAGAATGCCGTTAATGG CAGAGAAATGAGTGGGGAGGAAAGATTTGTCACCGAAGTGCCTAGCAGTTTGAAACAACTAGCACGGCTTGTTGTTCGCGGTTTTTATACCATAGAGGATGCCTTAATCGTTGACATGCTGGTCAGAAATCCCT GTATGAAGGAGGACGACATATGCGAGCTGCTAAAATTCGAGCGAAAAATGTTGAGAGCTAGAATATCTACGCTAAGGAATGACAAATTCATTCAAGTTAGACTTAAGATGGAAACTGGATCTGATGGAAAGGCGCAGAAAGTGAACTACTATTTCATCAATTACAAG ACTTTTGTCAACGTTGTCAAGTATAAGTTGGATCACATGCGTAAGAAAATGGAAACGGAAGAACGAGACGCGACCAGCAGAGCCAGCTTCAAGTGCACAAATTGTCTTAAGACTTTCACGGACCTTGAG GCAGATCAACTCTTTGATATGACAACAGACGAGTTCCGATGTACTTATTGTCGGAACATCGTTGAGGAAGATCAATCTGCTCTTCCGAAAAAAGACTCCAGGCTACTTCTGGCAAAATTTAACGAACAATTAGAGCCACTCTACATTCTGCTGCGAGAAGTCGAGGGTATAAAATTGGCACCTGAAATTCTCGAGCCTGAACCTGTTGACATCAATACCATACGAGG CATCGATACGAGGAAGCAAACTGGGCTTCGTGCTCCGGGTGAACAATGGTCAGGAGAGGCGACGAGGTCGTCTGGATTTGCTGTCGAAGATACGAGAGTGGATGTTACCATCGGCGATGAATCGGCCAATGATAACACTGCCAATCGTAGAAAAGAGAGGCCGATTTGGATGATGGAAAGCACTGTGGTAAACACAGATGGATCGCAG ACGGACGTGGTTGGAGGCCAAGACAGTATTCTTGATAAGGCTGCAACGAACGCGACAAATGCAACGAACGCAACGAATAAACAGGGCGAAGACATAATGTCGGTGCTACTGGCGCACGAGAAAAAAGGAGGGACTAATGCTGCCAATGCCATTAAGACTGTAATACCTCAAGAATCTAGCGACAGTAGCGATAATGAGGATGTTACGGAGATACAGGCTATCGATATGG GTGATGTAGAGACGATGGATTCAGAGGACGACGACTTGGTGCCCACGGTTAGTGTGGGAGGAAAAACAGTTTCAATTACAGATATCAATGACACTTTGATTGCCGATATGACGCCGGCAGAGAAAGAAGCTTACATTCAAACGTATCAAGAATATTATTCGCACATGTACGATTAG
- the LOC124217864 gene encoding rab-like protein 3, giving the protein MAAIDKVKIIVVGDSGVGKTSLTHLICHQQPIGNPSWTVGCSVEVKLHEYKEGTPNQRRYFIELWDIGGSQNHQNTRSVFYNPTNGIILVHDLTNRKSQQNLQKWLQEVLNKDGNHSKSKSFDDFDPEQFVGSTQIPILVIATKFDLAAEVRSSVHRRSSTIAEECGADEIFLDCHQVRSLAAGSSSSVKLSRFFDKVIERRYYSAREGISPDKRRLPVYSSQYSPKFYHND; this is encoded by the exons ATGGCAGCGATCGATAAGGTCAAAATAATCGTTGTCGGAGATTCTG gTGTTGGAAAAACCTCACTGACTCATTTAATATGCCATCAACAACCGATAGGGAATCCGTCGTGGACAGTAGGATGTTCGGTTGAAGTAAAGCTGCATGAGTACAAAGAAGGCACTCCGAATCAAAGAAGATACTTTATAGAGTTGTGGGACATCGGCGGTAGTCAGAATCACCAAAATACTAGATCTGTGTTTTACAATCCGACAAATG gTATTATCTTGGTTCACGATCTGACTAATAGAAAGTCGCAGCAGAATCTCCAGAAGTGGCTTCAGGAAGTTCTAAACAAGGACGGTAACCATTCCAAGTCTAAATCTTTCGACGACTTTGATCCCGAACAGTTCGTCGGTTCAACACAA aTACcaattttggtaattgcaacaaAGTTTGATCTGGCCGCAGAAGTGAGATCAAGTGTTCATCGACGTTCATCTACAATTGCTGAGGAATGTGGAGCGGACGAAATATTcttg GATTGTCATCAAGTCAGATCCTTGGCTGCAGGCTCGAGTTCTTCGGTGAAGCTGAGCCGATTTTTCGACAAAGTTATCGAAAGACGGTATTACTCAGCGAGAGAAGGAATCAGCCCAGACAAGCGAAGACTACCAGTATACTCTTCGCAGTATAgtccaaaattttatcacaatGACTGA
- the akirin gene encoding akirin-2: protein MACATLKRSLEFDPVHSHVRPSKRRRCVPMCMSPNTPPARNQNPSAFGEVTQKLTPEKMAANIREEIRRLHRRKQLHFNPQNNNGGDSSDTEGPASPSTSGPSAYSHSPSGKEKPLFTFRQVGLICERMLKERETQIREEYDQILNMKLSEQYDAFVKFTYDQIQKRFESAAAPSYLS, encoded by the exons ATGGCCTGCGCCACCCTGAAGCGATCACTCGAGTTCGACCCCGTTCACAGCCACGTAAGGCCTTCGAAGAGGCGAAGATGCGTCCCGATGTGCATGTCGCCAAACACACCGCCGGCGAGGAATCAGAACCCATCAGCTTTCGGCGAAGTTACACAAAAATTGACGCCTG AAAAAATGGCTGCCAATATTAGAGAAGAGATCCGCAGGCTTCACCGGCGCAAGCAGCTGCATTTCAACCCGCAAAACAACAATGGTGGAGATTCTTCAGATACTGAAGGTCCCGCCAGTCCATCGACTAGTGGGCCTAGTGCTTACAGTCATAGCCCAAGCGGCAAAGAAAAACCACTGTTCACATTTAGACAG GTGGGATTGATCTGCGAGCGGATGCTGAAGGAACGGGAGACGCAGATCCGAGAAGAATATGACCAGATTCTCAACATGAAGCTCTCCGAGCAATATGACGCATTCGTTAAGTTCACCTATGATCAGATTCAGAAGAGATTTGAATCTGCGGCTGCACCGAGTT ATTTGTCCTAA
- the Arr2 gene encoding arrestin homolog, which yields MFPLLFLAYVVAIKVFKKTTPNGKVTVYLGKRDFVDHLESVDPIDGIVVVENDYLQGRKVYGQVITTYRYGREEDEVMGVKFSKELIIARDQIIPIKKEKQETTPIQDRLLKRLGPNAYPFIFQFPQNAPSSVTLQPGDDDSGKPLGVEYTVKIYVGENEEDKGHKRSSVALAIKKLQFAPAMRGRRLPSSLVSKGFTFSQGKLNLEVTLDKEIYYHGEKVSANVIVTNNSRKAVKNIKLYVVQHCEVTMVNAQFSRHVASLETREGCPITPGASFTKQFYLVPLASSNKDRRGIALDGHLKDDDVNLASSTLVAEGKCPAEAMGIVISYSVRVKLNCGTLGGELVTDVPLKLMHPAPGALEKEKAVLKKSKSIDRARYENSCYANDDDDNIVFEDFARLRLNEPE from the exons ATGTTTCCTCTCTTGTTCTTGGCCTATGTCGTGGCCATCAAGGTTTTCAAGAAGACTACTCCAAATG GCAAAGTCACCGTATACCTCGGTAAGAGGGACTTCGTCGATCACCTAGAGTCAGTGGATCCAATCGACGGCATCGTCGTGGTTGAAAATGATTATCTACAAGGAAGAAAAGTGTATGGCCAG GTAATCACGACTTACCGCTATGGTCGCGAGGAGGATGAGGTAATGGGAGTGAAGTTCAGCAAGGAGTTGATCATCGCTCGTGACCAGATCATCCCCATCAAGAAAGAGAAGCAGGAGACGACTCCCATCCAAGATCGCCTGCTCAAGCGGCTTGGACCAAACGCCTATCCCTTCATCTTCCAGTTCCCGCAGAACGCTCCGAGCTCCGTAACACTTCAGCCCGGTGATGACGACAGCGGAAAGCCTCTTGGAGTCGAGTACACTGTCAAGATCTATGTCGGGGAAAACGAGGAAGACAAG GGACACAAGAGGTCGTCGGTCGCTCTGGCTATCAAGAAGCTGCAATTTGCCCCGGCAATGCGAGGACGCCGCCTGCCGAGCTCCCTCGTCTCTAAGGGCTTCACCTTCTCCCAGGGAAAATTGAACCTCGAGGTAACGTTGGACAAGGAGATCTATTACCACGGGGAGAAAGTCTCTGCCAATGTCATTGTCACCAACAACTCTCGAAAGGCAGTCAAGAACATCAAG CTCTATGTTGTCCAACATTGCGAGGTGACAATGGTGAACGCTCAGTTTTCACGGCATGTTGCAAGCTTGGAGACCCGCGAAGGCTGCCCCATCACACCTGGTGCTTCGTTCACCAAGCAGTTTTATCTCGTTCCATTGGCCAGTAGCAACAAGGATCGTCGCGGTATTGCTCTTGACGGACATCTGAAA gACGATGACGTGAATTTGGCCTCCTCCACTTTGGTTGCTGAGGGAAAATGCCCTGCAGAGGCAATGGGTATAGTCATTTCGTACTCCGTTCGCGTAAAGCTGAACTGCGGCACTTTGGGAGGTGAACTTGTCACAGATGTTCCGCTCAAGCTGATGCACCCTGCTCCTG GTGCCCTAGAGAAGGAGAAAGCAGTTTTGAAGAAGAGCAAGAGCATCGATCGTGCACGCTATGAAAACTCTTGCTACGCcaatgacgacgacgacaacatTGTCTTTGAGGACTTTGCTCGCTTGCGTCTTAACGAGCCAGAATAA